The sequence TGGCCGTTCCCGGAATGCCGTGGATGATCCGCTGGGCCATCTCCCTGTCGCTGAGCCGCGCCATCTCCTGGGCGTTGGTAAAGTTGCGGGGACGCGGAACCAGGCTTTGGCCGATCGGAGTCTGCCCGTCCCCACGCTCGCCGTGGCATGGGGTGCAGTCCTGCTGGTAGATTTGTCCGCCCACCAGGACATCGAGTCCGGCGCGCGTCATGCCGGCGGGCAGCGGTTGCTGGAGGCTCCGGATGTAGCGCATCAAGTCGATGATCTCCGCCGGGCTCTCCAGCTCTCCCCAGCCGCCCATGGCCGTCCCGGGGCGGCCCAGCTTGATCGCCGTATACATTCGCCCGTCATCCACCCGCGCCATCTCGATCGGGTCGGCAAACTTGCGGGGGCGCGGACGGAGCACCTTTGCCGCCTCCGTGTCGGCGCGCCCGTCGGCCCCGTGGCACATCGCGCACTGCTTCTCGTAGATGCGGCGGCCGACCTGGAGGCTCAGCTGGTCTATGGAGAGCGCGGCAGGGAGCGGCGGGGTCAGGCTCCGAACGTAGTCGATGATGTCGCCCATCTGGGGTTCACTCAGCACCTGCCCCCACGGAGCCATGGCCGTCCCCGGCCGGCCCATCCTGAGGGCACGATACATCCGGTCGTCGGTCACACGGGCCATCTCCACCGGGTCCGTGAAATTCCTCGGCCGCGGCTCCAAGAGCCGGGCGACCGGTGTGTCGGCGCGCCCGTCGACCCCGTGGCAGAACGCGCAGTACGTGTCGTAGAGCGTCTTGCCCCGCTCGTGCACCCCTTGGGAGGCAGGCTGGGCCGCGAGCGGGGCGGCCCACACCAGGCTGACTCCGAGCACGAGAAGCTCCAGGATTCGGCGCATGCTCATCAGCCCCACCTCCCGTCTGGATGAAAGCGTGAAAATCAGTCTACGGCCGAGGGCCCGCAAGAAAGAGCGAATTGTCCGGGCCCGTGGGCGCTCCTTACCTGGCGGGTGCCTCCAATGCGCCGAGCCTCTGGAGGTTCAGCCGCGGAAGCGCCCAGCTCGGCTGGAGGCTGAGGGCCAATCGGTACTCTCGCGCGGCGGCCTCGAGGGCGCCTTGCCGCTCGTAGACCAGCCCCAGGTTGAAGTGGGCCTGGGGGAGGCCTGGCTTCAGTACGAGCACACGCCGATATGCCTCGGCCGCCTCTCCGAGTCGTTGCAGCTCGAAGTAGGCGTTGCCCAGGTTATTGAGGGCCGCGTACGCCTGCGGCTCGATGCGCAGCGCCGCGTCGATCGAGTCCACGGCGAGCTCGAAAAAAGCCGGCTCCCCGGACCGGATCCCCATGCGCGTGTAGAAGACGCCCAGGTTATTGTGGGCCTCGGCCGGATTCGGATCGCCGAGACGGGTCCGCCCATGCTCAGACACCGCCTCCTCGGCCTTCAACTCGCGCAAGATAGCCCCGGCCTTCAGATAGCTCGCGATCAAGCGATTCTGGGACCGACCCCGCGCCAGCGCGGCAAGCCTCTCTGTCGCCTGGCCAACTTCCCCCAGCGAGAAGAGCAGCTTCGCTCGATCAAGCTGCGAAGCGACGTCCCTCGAATCTGGCCACGGCGCCTTCCGAAGCTGGTCGAGGGCCTCTTCCCTCTCCCCGCCGGCCCAGTAGATCCGAGCGAAGTGAGCCCGCCTTGCCCCCAGCAGGCCGGCGGGCAAATTGTCGACGGGAGGGAACTCAGTCGTCCGGGTCTCCCTGAGCAGCCTGTGGTTCTCGTCGGTGGTCTTACGGTAGAGGGCCAGGGGCGCCCTGAACTCGAGGAGAGGCCGGTCGTCGGTGTTCTCGGGCGCCCCCTGGGCGAACCTGGCCAGATCAGTCTCATCGAGGAAGAAAAGGGTGAGCACATCCAGGGGGGAGGCCAACCAGATGCTCGCCATGTCCTCCCGGACCGCCGCCGAGGCGGCGATCCTGCGCTCCAGCAGCGCGTAGTCGATGCGCAGGGGCGATCGCGTGCCGACCAAGAGGTAATCGCCCCGAAGCGTCCGCCAGAGGGTTGCGTGGGGGAAGCTCTGCATGAACGTCCTGACGATCATCCTCAAGTCCCCCGGGAAGAGGGAATACCCGTGGACCCACTGAATCATGATCCCGTCATCGGCCAGCCGCTCCCGGGCCAGGCGGTAGAACTCGCGGGAAAACAGATTGGCGACACCGGCCATCCAGGGGTTGGACGGCTCCGAAGAGATCACGTCAAACCGCTTCTCGCTGGCCAGGATGTAGTTCCTCCCGTCTCCTACCACCAGCCGTACCCGCGGATCGCGGAGGACGGCTCGGTTCTCCTCCACGAAGAAGCGCGACGCGTCCACGACAGCCGGCTCCAGTTCGACCACGTCGATCTCCCGAACGACGGGGTGCTGGGCGACGGCTCCCGCCGTGACGCCGCTGCCCAGCCCGATGACGAGCACCCGCTCCGGATTCGCGTGGAGCAAGAGCGGCAGATGGCCCAGCATGAGCTGCGTTGCCATATCTGCGCCGTTGCTGGCGTCCACCTTCCCGTCAACCCTCAGCGCGGTCATTCGCTCCGTCCGCTCGACGGCCACCGTGGAGTTGATCCCCTCGCGGTAGTAGAGAAGCCGCCGCGCAGCCGCCGCTTCCCGGAACAATGCCGCCGGATCCGGCGCCGCGGTGAACCGTTCGACGTAGATGGACACTCCTCCCGCCATCACGCGCGGATCCCATCTGGGGAGGAACAGCACGCCCGCCACGAAGAGCAGAGCCAGCGGGACGAGCGCCACCCGCCGCCAAAGGGGACGGGATGCGCCGGGCGCGGCGAGGACGGCGACCCCCACGGCGGTGTTCACTGCCGCGGCCACCACCAAGGACGCGCGCGCCCCGATCCAGGGGACGAGCAGGAACCCGGCGAGGAGCGCGCCCGCGATCGTGCCGACGGTATTGGCTGAATAGACCCGCCCGATGTCGCGGCCCAGCCGCGTGAGGGCGCCTCCGCAGATCTGAACCGCGCAGGGAAAGGCGGCTCCGATAATGGTGGTCGGAATGATCATGATGAGGAAGCTTGAGGCGAATTGGGCGAGCAAGGCCCCACCGGCTGAGGGAGTCATGCGCGTGAGGATCGCCAGGACGAGATCAGGGAGCCGTTCAAAGGCCGGGATCAGAGCCAAGGCGATGAGCCCGATGGCGACCTCGAGCGTTCCGAACAGAGCGGCGTCTACCCGCCGCCTGCCCCAGATCCTGGCGAAGAGAAAGCTCCCCAGGGCGAGGCCGACGAGAAAGGTCGTGAGCATGGCGCTGAAGGCGTAAATCGAGCTGCCGATCATGAGGCTGAGGGCCCGCGTCCAGGCCACCTCGTAGACCATGGCAGCCCCCCCCGAGAGGCCGGTGCCGGCCAGGACCAGCCAGGTCACAAGGGGGGTGGACCCGCTTGACTGAGCTTCGAGACCCGGAGGTTCCACCGTCAGCGGAGGGGAGGACGAGAGCGCTTCGACAGGCGCGGCCGCCGATCTAGCCAGGATGAAGGCCCAGGCGCCGATTCCGAGATTGGCCGCCGCCGCCAGCCCGATGGTAGCCCTGACCCCGATGGCCGGAAGCAGAAAGAAGCCGGCGGCCACGGAGCCCAGCACCGCACCCAGAGTGTTGAGCGCGTAGAGATCGCCCACCTTTCGGCCCAGGCTCTCCGGGCGGTTCACGAAGAACTTGGCCAGCACGGGCAGGCTGGCGCCCATGAGCGTGGTGGGGACCAGCAGGATGAGAAAGACAAGGGCAAACTGGACCAGGCTCAAAGCGAAGGAAGAAAGCTTCACAGAGCGGTACAGAGCGAGGTAGACGATCTGGACTTGGGTCAAGAGGAGTGGGACCAGCAAGGCCCAGGCGCCAATCCCGGCTTCCAGAAAGCCATACACCTGGAGCGGCCGACCTCGCCGGTCGATCAGGCGGCCGAACAGGAAGGCCCCGAGGGCCAAGCCGGCCATGAAGGCGGCCAGGACCGTGGTGACGGCGTACACCGTGTGGCCGAAGACAAGGCCCAGCATCCGCATCCAGACGATCTCGTAGACTAGGCCGGCCGCACCCGACAGGAAGAAACAGACCCAGACCGAGGCCGAGACGAAGGTCGGCTGCCGCCCTCTTGGGTTAAGCACCTCGGGCCTCCCGGGCCGCCTCGCGGAGCTGTCGAACAAGCCCAGGCCTCGCCAGGGCCGCTGCCAGCCGGCGCTGCAGTTGGACTGACGTGTCCCATTTCACCCGAAGCTCTCTGGCAAGCCCGGAGGTGCTGCGTCCCTCCCCCATGAGGCGAAGGCATCGGAACCAGGTGGCCAGCGGGAGGTTCGTGCGAGCGAAGGGTGTCCCCGTCAGGTCGGTGAAGGTCCGCCGGCAGCCCAGGCAGAGGTATCGCCGCCAAGACGTCCCGGCGGACTTGGAATGCGTGGTCACCCGCCTTTGGCCGCAGCGGGGACAGGTGATCCCGTTCGGCCACCGCGCTGTTCGCAGCACCTCGTAGCACCAATCCTCGCTCAGCTCCGCCCTCACGTCGTTCTCCTTGCTCTCTCCCCTTCCAGACCAGCGTGATCACGCCGGGCTGGAAAACGCCGGGGAAGAAAAGAGGCCTGGCCTCTTCACCCCCCTGACCAGGCCTCTCCGTGCTTCAGGTCCGGGTTACTTGATATGGCACTTCATGCAGATGTAGGCGGTGGTATTCCCCCCAAGCGTCCCGCGGAGGAAGAGATCGTCCACGGAAGCCTTGTTGTGCGGGTCGTGGCAGGACGAGCACTCCAGGCCGGTCTTCGCCGCAACAGCCCCGGCGGTGATATTCCCCGACCCGTCGTCGTTGAAAATGCGAATCGGGCTCAACGGAGTCAACTGGTACTCGCTGAGCTCGGCCGCATTACCGGTGGTGACCCCGTTGTACGTGTTCTTGGCATTCTGGTACGGGTACGGCATGGCGACCGGGTGGTTCCCCTTCATGGCGCCGCCGAAGCCGACGTTGTACTTGTCCCCCAATCCGTGCTTGGTATTGTCGAGCCCGACGGGCTTGCCTCCGTTGAACCACGCGATATCACCGACAGCCACGCTGCCGTCGTGGCAGCTCAGGCACTTCGCCGTGGGCCCATTGTACGTGTCGCCCTTGAAAGTCGGGAACAGGGTGCCGGCTGTGGTCGCGGGCACGTCCCAGCTGAAGGTGTTCGTCGAAAGGGTGTGGTTCCACAGCAGGAGCGTCGAGAGCGCCTTGTGCGGCGTGTGGCAGAACGTGCACAGACCGGTCGGTGGGGTGCCTTTACCCGAGAAGTCGTGGTCCGTGCCCGCGATCCCGGTGCCGCCAGTGGCCGCCCACGAGGCGGTCGGCAACAGCAGCGCGACGACCGCAAGGAACAGTGCGAACCTTAGGACTTTCATTTGACGTCATCTCCTTTCGCTGACTTCTCATTCCGCTGAGTAGCCTTCTCTGCGACTCCATTTGGGCGCTCTGAATCACCCCCTTTGGTCTCGGCGACCGGGTTCAGAAAGCTGTCCTCCGCCCGCGTGTTCACGAGCTGGTACACTTCCACCCGGTGGTTGAGGTAGTCGGCCACGTAGATGCGGTTGCTCTTGTCGATGACGATGGCAGTGGGGTTCTTCAGCATCCCGGGGATCGGCCCGCGGCCGCCGAAGAAGAGGAGCACCTGGCCCTTCGGGTTGAAGATCTGGACATTGCTCCAGCCACCATCCGCCACGTACACGTTCCCGAAGCTGTCGAGGGCCACCCCCTTGGGCTTGTCGAACATCCCCCAGGCGGAGCCCCGCTGGCCAACGGTCTTCACGTACTTGCCGTCGGGATCGAATACCTGGACCCGCGAATTCAGCGTATCGGTGACGTAGAGATTGCCCGTGTCATCCACCGCCAGGTAGGTCGGGAACAGGAACTGGCCGGGCCCCTCGCCTCTCTCCCCGCCGATGGTGCCGATGAGATCGCCAGCCATGTTGAAGACCTTGATGGTGTGTTTCTCGGACTTGGTGTGCGCGGTGTCGGCGAGATAGATCTTCCCGCGCTCCCGGTCGAGGGCGATCCCGGTGGGGCGCTCCACACTCGGATGCGTGAAGAACCGGACCCGTTTGCCTTGCCGGTCGAATACGCTGACCCCCCGCTTCTCCTGCTCGACCACGTAGAGCTGCTCTTGAGCGTCCAGAGCCAAGCCCACGGGTCGGGCCAGCTTTTCCGCCTCGCCGATCTTGGAGAACTTCTTCTGCCCGAAGTCGAAGACGAAGACCTCCAGCCGGGCGAAGTCCGACACGTAAAGACGTTGCCCGTCATCGGAGATCGCGAGCCCCATCGGCTCGATGATCCGGTTGGGCGCCGGCTTGTCGCCGGCGAGGAAGGCGAAGAGCTTCTGGGAAAAGGTCGTATCCCGGCCGAGGTCCACGTCGCTGACGATGCTCCGAACGAACTCGACGCGCGCCGTCAGCGGAGGCGGCGGCCAGACGAGGCGCACCGGCTCCTCTCTCTTCGGCGCCGTGGCGCAGCCACTCAGGGCGACGAGGAGGACCCCGACCGCTACCCGTCCATACCGTCTGCGAACCGCCGAGCTCGTCGACATGATGGCCTCGCTACTTCGCCAGGCTCCTGACGAAGGTGATCACGTCCCGGATCTGGTCGTCCTTCATCGCGGCACCCCACGGCGGCATCGCGGCGGACTTGCCGACGGCGGCGCCACCCTTCTTGACGATGTCGATGAGGTACTCGTCCTTGAGCCCTCCCAGGTACGCCTTGTCGGTGAGGTCCCTGGGCTTTGGGTTCAGCGCCGCGGCGGCAGCGCCGTCGCCCTTCCCGGCCGGACCATGGCAGGGAGCGCAGTTCTGGACGAATTGCGCCTTGCCTTTCTCGGCGTTCCCCTGAGCCACTGCGAGGCTCGGAAGCGCCACACCCACGAGCAAAGCCGCCAAACCAATCTGTACCGCTCGCCGCATGGGGCCTCCTTGTTAGCGGAATCGCTTGCCGAGAGTGCAAGGAGCGTTCCGATCCTGGGATCAGTCGCGTCGCGGTCTACCGGGGCGGACCAGCTCTGGAGTGAGGCCTTCTAACCGATTGATTTTCACGCCGGACAGGGATTGTGTCCGGCAGGCGGACGGCTGGAAGTGTCGGAAAAGCTTACGATACGCTCGCGGAATAGCCGAAGCGAGCCGCTCGGCCTAATCCGAAGCTGGGAATTTTCCCCGCGGGAT is a genomic window of Candidatus Rokuibacteriota bacterium containing:
- a CDS encoding cytochrome c, with translation MRRAVQIGLAALLVGVALPSLAVAQGNAEKGKAQFVQNCAPCHGPAGKGDGAAAAALNPKPRDLTDKAYLGGLKDEYLIDIVKKGGAAVGKSAAMPPWGAAMKDDQIRDVITFVRSLAK
- a CDS encoding SMP-30/gluconolactonase/LRE family protein — encoded protein: MSTSSAVRRRYGRVAVGVLLVALSGCATAPKREEPVRLVWPPPPLTARVEFVRSIVSDVDLGRDTTFSQKLFAFLAGDKPAPNRIIEPMGLAISDDGQRLYVSDFARLEVFVFDFGQKKFSKIGEAEKLARPVGLALDAQEQLYVVEQEKRGVSVFDRQGKRVRFFTHPSVERPTGIALDRERGKIYLADTAHTKSEKHTIKVFNMAGDLIGTIGGERGEGPGQFLFPTYLAVDDTGNLYVTDTLNSRVQVFDPDGKYVKTVGQRGSAWGMFDKPKGVALDSFGNVYVADGGWSNVQIFNPKGQVLLFFGGRGPIPGMLKNPTAIVIDKSNRIYVADYLNHRVEVYQLVNTRAEDSFLNPVAETKGGDSERPNGVAEKATQRNEKSAKGDDVK
- a CDS encoding c-type cytochrome, whose protein sequence is MSMRRILELLVLGVSLVWAAPLAAQPASQGVHERGKTLYDTYCAFCHGVDGRADTPVARLLEPRPRNFTDPVEMARVTDDRMYRALRMGRPGTAMAPWGQVLSEPQMGDIIDYVRSLTPPLPAALSIDQLSLQVGRRIYEKQCAMCHGADGRADTEAAKVLRPRPRKFADPIEMARVDDGRMYTAIKLGRPGTAMGGWGELESPAEIIDLMRYIRSLQQPLPAGMTRAGLDVLVGGQIYQQDCTPCHGERGDGQTPIGQSLVPRPRNFTNAQEMARLSDREMAQRIIHGIPGTAMAPWGGILNGEDVRRVILFIRRTFQGAR
- a CDS encoding fused MFS/spermidine synthase, which gives rise to MLNPRGRQPTFVSASVWVCFFLSGAAGLVYEIVWMRMLGLVFGHTVYAVTTVLAAFMAGLALGAFLFGRLIDRRGRPLQVYGFLEAGIGAWALLVPLLLTQVQIVYLALYRSVKLSSFALSLVQFALVFLILLVPTTLMGASLPVLAKFFVNRPESLGRKVGDLYALNTLGAVLGSVAAGFFLLPAIGVRATIGLAAAANLGIGAWAFILARSAAAPVEALSSSPPLTVEPPGLEAQSSGSTPLVTWLVLAGTGLSGGAAMVYEVAWTRALSLMIGSSIYAFSAMLTTFLVGLALGSFLFARIWGRRRVDAALFGTLEVAIGLIALALIPAFERLPDLVLAILTRMTPSAGGALLAQFASSFLIMIIPTTIIGAAFPCAVQICGGALTRLGRDIGRVYSANTVGTIAGALLAGFLLVPWIGARASLVVAAAVNTAVGVAVLAAPGASRPLWRRVALVPLALLFVAGVLFLPRWDPRVMAGGVSIYVERFTAAPDPAALFREAAAARRLLYYREGINSTVAVERTERMTALRVDGKVDASNGADMATQLMLGHLPLLLHANPERVLVIGLGSGVTAGAVAQHPVVREIDVVELEPAVVDASRFFVEENRAVLRDPRVRLVVGDGRNYILASEKRFDVISSEPSNPWMAGVANLFSREFYRLARERLADDGIMIQWVHGYSLFPGDLRMIVRTFMQSFPHATLWRTLRGDYLLVGTRSPLRIDYALLERRIAASAAVREDMASIWLASPLDVLTLFFLDETDLARFAQGAPENTDDRPLLEFRAPLALYRKTTDENHRLLRETRTTEFPPVDNLPAGLLGARRAHFARIYWAGGEREEALDQLRKAPWPDSRDVASQLDRAKLLFSLGEVGQATERLAALARGRSQNRLIASYLKAGAILRELKAEEAVSEHGRTRLGDPNPAEAHNNLGVFYTRMGIRSGEPAFFELAVDSIDAALRIEPQAYAALNNLGNAYFELQRLGEAAEAYRRVLVLKPGLPQAHFNLGLVYERQGALEAAAREYRLALSLQPSWALPRLNLQRLGALEAPAR
- a CDS encoding cytochrome c3 family protein — its product is MKVLRFALFLAVVALLLPTASWAATGGTGIAGTDHDFSGKGTPPTGLCTFCHTPHKALSTLLLWNHTLSTNTFSWDVPATTAGTLFPTFKGDTYNGPTAKCLSCHDGSVAVGDIAWFNGGKPVGLDNTKHGLGDKYNVGFGGAMKGNHPVAMPYPYQNAKNTYNGVTTGNAAELSEYQLTPLSPIRIFNDDGSGNITAGAVAAKTGLECSSCHDPHNKASVDDLFLRGTLGGNTTAYICMKCHIK